GGATTTTTGTGCTCTGTATCCAACGCCAATTATTTCAAGTGCTTTTTCAAAGCCTTGAGTTACACCGTGTACCATATTGGCAATTAAAGCGCGCGTAAGACCGTGAAGAGCTCTCATTTCCTTTTCATCGTTGGGCCTGGTTACGGTTACAGTATCTTCACCGACCTCAACTTTTATATCCGAATTAATTTTTTCGGCTAATTCCCCTTTTGGGCCTTTAACCTTAACCATATTGTCTTCGGCAACCGTAACGGTAACGCCTGCAGGTAAGGTTATGGGAAGCCTTCCTATTCTTGACATTAGTTATATACCTCCGTTGATTCTTATCCTTGCATTACCAAACATAAGCCAAAACTTCACCGCCGA
The sequence above is drawn from the Eubacteriales bacterium genome and encodes:
- the rplF gene encoding 50S ribosomal protein L6, whose protein sequence is MSRIGRLPITLPAGVTVTVAEDNMVKVKGPKGELAEKINSDIKVEVGEDTVTVTRPNDEKEMRALHGLTRALIANMVHGVTQGFEKALEIIGVGYRAQKSGKKIVLTIGYSHPVEVLEDDGVTFDVPTPNTIVVKGISKQKVGQIASDIRSIRPPEPYKGKGIKYKGEYIQRKVGKTGIK